From the genome of Anaerolineae bacterium, one region includes:
- a CDS encoding MotA/TolQ/ExbB proton channel family protein — MLEIFIKGGPVMYPLLACSILVLTVIIERSLFWISVNMHRDYSIIDEVLELCRAGDWESVRIKTKGSKDFIIKILVTGIVHREFSMTKAMESAAAEEIRRLRRYMGVLDTMITVAPLLGIFGTVIGIIMSFEALGSAGIEHPQAVTAGIAQALITTATGLGIAILSVFPYNFFNSRIEKAALNIEKYATSLEIVYEKLIQPSTTQKENNA, encoded by the coding sequence ATGCTGGAGATATTCATTAAGGGCGGGCCGGTAATGTATCCGCTTTTAGCCTGTTCGATTCTTGTTCTTACTGTAATAATAGAAAGGTCTTTATTCTGGATAAGTGTAAATATGCATCGCGATTATTCTATTATAGATGAGGTCCTTGAACTATGCAGAGCAGGAGATTGGGAGTCGGTGAGAATAAAGACAAAAGGATCAAAGGATTTTATTATCAAAATACTTGTAACAGGCATTGTTCACAGAGAATTTTCAATGACCAAGGCCATGGAGTCGGCGGCAGCAGAAGAGATCAGGAGGTTGCGTCGATATATGGGCGTGCTGGATACCATGATTACCGTTGCGCCTCTGCTCGGTATTTTCGGAACAGTTATCGGTATTATAATGTCATTCGAGGCGCTGGGCTCAGCCGGAATAGAACATCCTCAGGCTGTTACCGCAGGAATAGCGCAGGCTCTTATAACCACAGCAACCGGACTTGGGATAGCTATTCTGTCTGTATTTCCATATAATTTTTTCAATTCCCGTATTGAGAAGGCTGCCCTTAACATAGAAAAATACGCTACAAGCCTTGAAATAGTCTATGAGAAATTAATCCAGCCTTCCACAACACAAAAGGAGAATAATGCATGA